The Acidimicrobiia bacterium sequence CGGGATCGTGCAGCGGCGCCCGCTCACCGCGGGGGTAGGGCACCCACACCGGGACCCGTCGGGCGTCGACCGGCCCGCTCGGCGCGCCGAGGAGCCCGGCGGCCCAGTTGCAGAACAGGCCCCCCGCGTTGCTCGGGCCGCCGACCAGCATCTTCCCCGAGGCGGTGTGCGGCAGCACGTAGAGGCCGGGCGCGGCGTGCTGCGCCGGGCTCACGGCCCACACGATCAGCGTGGTACCGAGGAGCAGCAGCACGTCGCCGTGCTCGTCGGCGCCGGCGACCAGCTGCTCGGCGAGCGCGTCGATGCACCCGGACGCCAGCGGCGGGCCGTCGCCGTCGATGCGCCCGGCCTCGAAGCCGGTGGGCACGAGGCGCGGGAACTGCTCGACCGTGGTGCCGTGGTCGGCGGCGACGGCCGGATCCCACCCGGTCCAGTCGAAGAGCGGGTGCGCGGTGGCCGCGGTCGACGTGTCCAGCACCGCCTCGCCGGTCAAGGCGTGGTTGGCGACCGCCTGCGCGGGCCAGTAGCCCGCCGCGTGCGGTGCCTCGCGCTGCAGCCAGCGGAGGAACGCCAGCAGCTCGCCGGCCTCGATCGGGTTGCCGCGGACGGCGGTGCGGCCGCGCTCGTCGCCGTAGAGGAGCCCGGGCTGGATCGGCACGCCGTCGGCGTCGACG is a genomic window containing:
- a CDS encoding FGGY-family carbohydrate kinase, with the protein product MSPPVTVGIDIGTSSVKAVAADDEGVVVASARVPHEVRVPAPGRLEHDAADAWRRGPRQALRALGDLDVRGVSVAAMVPSLTAVDADGVPIQPGLLYGDERGRTAVRGNPIEAGELLAFLRWLQREAPHAAGYWPAQAVANHALTGEAVLDTSTAATAHPLFDWTGWDPAVAADHGTTVEQFPRLVPTGFEAGRIDGDGPPLASGCIDALAEQLVAGADEHGDVLLLLGTTLIVWAVSPAQHAAPGLYVLPHTASGKMLVGGPSNAGGLFCNWAAGLLGAPSGPVDARRVPVWVPYPRGERAPLHDPDRRATLTDLDLTHDAASIRRAAFEASGFVTRRILDLARAHHGIEPRRLVASGGGTRVDDWVQAVADATALPIDCVLVPEGGALGSAWLARIAAGLEEPTAMTDGRRWARVGRRVEPDPAWLEPVAERYERFRALAA